One genomic window of Quercus lobata isolate SW786 chromosome 9, ValleyOak3.0 Primary Assembly, whole genome shotgun sequence includes the following:
- the LOC115959031 gene encoding single-stranded DNA-binding protein WHY2, mitochondrial produces MMKLARLLPSRSQLSEKLLHGKAGDVKDASRLYAFTSRAGISNARENSAAKGYIADRIFAPYSVYKGKAALSVTPVLPTFTKLDSGSLVVDRRGVMMMKFLPAIGERKYDNEKRQVFALSPTEVGSMISLGPKDSCEFFHDPSMLSSNAGQVRKSLTIKAHADGTGYLISLNVVNNILKTKEFFTVPVTTAEFAVMKTACSFALPHILGWDRLTNNPSRDSRRTVGLPSKVDPQFLDSEWDK; encoded by the exons ATGATGAAGCTAGCGCGCCTTTTACCTTCCAG GAGCCAGTTGTCTGAAAAACTGTTACATGGGAAAGCTGGTGATGTTAAAGATGCTTCACGGTTGTATGCTTTTACATCTCGGGCTGGGATATCAAATGCTAGAGAGAATTCTGCTGCTAAAG GATATATTGCAGATCGAATATTTGCTCCATATTCGGTTTATAAGGGCAAAGCTGCACTCTCTGTGACTCCTGTTCTCCCAACTTTCACCAAGTTGGAT TCTGGTAGTCTTGTAGTTGATCGCCGCGGTGTCATGATGATGAAGTTCTTACCTGCTATTGGTGAGCGCAAGTATGATAATGAGAAGAGACAG GTGTTTGCTTTGTCTCCAACAGAGGTAGGGTCTATGATAAGCTTGGGTCCAAAAGATTCTTGTGAATTCTTTCATGATCCATCAATGCTATCAAG TAATGCGGGTCAAGTCAGGAAGAGCTTAACAATTAAGGCTCATGCAGATGGTACTGGCTATCTTATTTCTTTGA ATGTTGTCAACAATATTCTTAAAACCAAAGAGTTCTTCACTGTTCCTGTCACAACTGCCGAATTTGCAGTGATGAAGACAGCTTGCAGC TTTGCTTTGCCCCACATCTTGGGTTGGGACCGGTTAACTAATAATCCTTCAAGAGACTCAAGACGCACAGTGGGGCTCCCATCAAAGGTGGATCCACAATTTTTGGATTCGGAGTGGGACAAATGA
- the LOC115962112 gene encoding tRNA-specific adenosine deaminase TAD3 isoform X3, whose translation MKKNDTNRDRDRWQILYIPDKPPIPPNQQQPTVNVFASIIDPKLANTLIRRLNQIAPLENLRHVKRIRKKQLEGVTWRPCNMMFESLSIPTSLQISCIIKRRVGRTMQALANIISSTNLYSNIDGITGFNEEDSQSVFSFMRFAVELAKSGDGLVTNAAVIVDPSVKKVIASACDEICSWNIPTNNQTSSFKVPDTCISRSNSNRIITHDTLPSNGSTSELKQLCTGASCLYPWRWSEQELYMPNSSCWHPLRHAAIVAIECSAARDRQLFPDLGDNEDKSFELDHMHSSTSSPAKRQKVNLENVEDTEKLDTLTEGCHPVAARPYLCTGYDIYLVWEPCTMCAMALVHQRIRRIFYAFPNPNAGALGSVHRLQGEKSLNHHYAVFRVLLPEEVLSVEL comes from the exons ATGAAGAAGAATGACACaaatagagatagagataggtGGCAAATCCTCTACATTCCAGACAAGCCCCCCATACCGCCCAACCAACAACAACCCACTG TGAATGTTTTTGCTTCAATCATTGACCCAAAGCTTGCTAACACTCTTATAAG GCGATTAAATCAGATAGCACCACTAGAAAATCTCCGCCATGTGAAGCGAATCCGCAAAAAGCAGCTCGAAGGAG TCACTTGGAGACCATGCAACATGATGTTCGAGAGCTTGTCAATTCCTACCA GTTTGCAAATTTCCTGCATCATCAAAAGAAGAGTGGGAAGAACAATGCAAGCTTTGGCCAACATCATATCATCCACCAACCTA TACAGCAATATTGATGGCATTACTGGATTTAATGAAGAGGACTCACAATCAGTTTTCAGCTTCATGAGATTTGCTGTTGAGTTGGCAAAATCTGGTGATGGCTTG GTAACTAATGCTGCGGTGATAGTGGATCCTTCAGTTAAGAAAGTGATTGCAAGTGCATGTGATGAAATTTGCTCTTGGAATATTCCCACTAACAATCAAACCAGCTCCTTTAAAGTGCCAGATACCTGCATTTCTCGTTCCAATTCCAATAGAATAATAACCCATGACACTTTACCTTCAAATGGTTCCACCAGCGAACTCAAACAATTATGTACTGGTGCCTCTTGTTTATACCCTTGGCGGTGGTCTGAGCAAGAATTATATATGCCAAATTCTTCTTGTTGGCACCCTCTACGACATGCTGCTATTGTAGCGATTGAATGCTCTGCTGCTAGAGATAGGCAACTTTTCCCTGATTTGGGTGACAATGAAGATAAGTCTTTTGAATTGGATCATATGCATTCTTCCACCAGCTCTCCagcaaaaagacaaaaagtcaATCTTGAAAAT GTTGAGGACACTGAGAAACTGGATACTCTTACTGAAGGTTGTCATCCTGTAGCAGCCAGACCTTATCTATGTACTGGGTATGACATCTACCTTGTTTGGGAGCCATGTACAAT GTGTGCAATGGCACTTGTCCATCAACGAATTAGGCGCATTTTTTATGCTTTCCCAAATCCTAATGCTGGTGCCTTGGGCAGTGTTCACAGATTGCAGGGAGAAAAAAGCTTAAATCATCACTACGCCGTTTTCAGGGTCTTGTTGCCTGAAGAGGTGTTAAGTGTGgaattataa
- the LOC115962112 gene encoding tRNA-specific adenosine deaminase TAD3 isoform X1, giving the protein MKKNDTNRDRDRWQILYIPDKPPIPPNQQQPTVNVFASIIDPKLANTLIRRLNQIAPLENLRHVKRIRKKQLEGGKTELLVILCLASENDSHLETMQHDVRELVNSYQLSAFITKVCKFPASSKEEWEEQCKLWPTSYHPPTYNIDGITGFNEEDSQSVFSFMRFAVELAKSGDGLVTNAAVIVDPSVKKVIASACDEICSWNIPTNNQTSSFKVPDTCISRSNSNRIITHDTLPSNGSTSELKQLCTGASCLYPWRWSEQELYMPNSSCWHPLRHAAIVAIECSAARDRQLFPDLGDNEDKSFELDHMHSSTSSPAKRQKVNLENVEDTEKLDTLTEGCHPVAARPYLCTGYDIYLVWEPCTMCAMALVHQRIRRIFYAFPNPNAGALGSVHRLQGEKSLNHHYAVFRVLLPEEVLSVEL; this is encoded by the exons ATGAAGAAGAATGACACaaatagagatagagataggtGGCAAATCCTCTACATTCCAGACAAGCCCCCCATACCGCCCAACCAACAACAACCCACTG TGAATGTTTTTGCTTCAATCATTGACCCAAAGCTTGCTAACACTCTTATAAG GCGATTAAATCAGATAGCACCACTAGAAAATCTCCGCCATGTGAAGCGAATCCGCAAAAAGCAGCTCGAAGGAG GGAAAACTGAGTTATTAGTCATCTTATGTCTAGCATCTGAAAATGACAGTCACTTGGAGACCATGCAACATGATGTTCGAGAGCTTGTCAATTCCTACCAGTTGAGTGCTTTTATTACAAAA GTTTGCAAATTTCCTGCATCATCAAAAGAAGAGTGGGAAGAACAATGCAAGCTTTGGCCAACATCATATCATCCACCAACCTA CAATATTGATGGCATTACTGGATTTAATGAAGAGGACTCACAATCAGTTTTCAGCTTCATGAGATTTGCTGTTGAGTTGGCAAAATCTGGTGATGGCTTG GTAACTAATGCTGCGGTGATAGTGGATCCTTCAGTTAAGAAAGTGATTGCAAGTGCATGTGATGAAATTTGCTCTTGGAATATTCCCACTAACAATCAAACCAGCTCCTTTAAAGTGCCAGATACCTGCATTTCTCGTTCCAATTCCAATAGAATAATAACCCATGACACTTTACCTTCAAATGGTTCCACCAGCGAACTCAAACAATTATGTACTGGTGCCTCTTGTTTATACCCTTGGCGGTGGTCTGAGCAAGAATTATATATGCCAAATTCTTCTTGTTGGCACCCTCTACGACATGCTGCTATTGTAGCGATTGAATGCTCTGCTGCTAGAGATAGGCAACTTTTCCCTGATTTGGGTGACAATGAAGATAAGTCTTTTGAATTGGATCATATGCATTCTTCCACCAGCTCTCCagcaaaaagacaaaaagtcaATCTTGAAAAT GTTGAGGACACTGAGAAACTGGATACTCTTACTGAAGGTTGTCATCCTGTAGCAGCCAGACCTTATCTATGTACTGGGTATGACATCTACCTTGTTTGGGAGCCATGTACAAT GTGTGCAATGGCACTTGTCCATCAACGAATTAGGCGCATTTTTTATGCTTTCCCAAATCCTAATGCTGGTGCCTTGGGCAGTGTTCACAGATTGCAGGGAGAAAAAAGCTTAAATCATCACTACGCCGTTTTCAGGGTCTTGTTGCCTGAAGAGGTGTTAAGTGTGgaattataa
- the LOC115962112 gene encoding tRNA-specific adenosine deaminase TAD3 isoform X4: MKKNDTNRDRDRWQILYIPDKPPIPPNQQQPTVNVFASIIDPKLANTLIRRLNQIAPLENLRHVKRIRKKQLEGGLQISCIIKRRVGRTMQALANIISSTNLYSNIDGITGFNEEDSQSVFSFMRFAVELAKSGDGLVTNAAVIVDPSVKKVIASACDEICSWNIPTNNQTSSFKVPDTCISRSNSNRIITHDTLPSNGSTSELKQLCTGASCLYPWRWSEQELYMPNSSCWHPLRHAAIVAIECSAARDRQLFPDLGDNEDKSFELDHMHSSTSSPAKRQKVNLENVEDTEKLDTLTEGCHPVAARPYLCTGYDIYLVWEPCTMCAMALVHQRIRRIFYAFPNPNAGALGSVHRLQGEKSLNHHYAVFRVLLPEEVLSVEL, encoded by the exons ATGAAGAAGAATGACACaaatagagatagagataggtGGCAAATCCTCTACATTCCAGACAAGCCCCCCATACCGCCCAACCAACAACAACCCACTG TGAATGTTTTTGCTTCAATCATTGACCCAAAGCTTGCTAACACTCTTATAAG GCGATTAAATCAGATAGCACCACTAGAAAATCTCCGCCATGTGAAGCGAATCCGCAAAAAGCAGCTCGAAGGAG GTTTGCAAATTTCCTGCATCATCAAAAGAAGAGTGGGAAGAACAATGCAAGCTTTGGCCAACATCATATCATCCACCAACCTA TACAGCAATATTGATGGCATTACTGGATTTAATGAAGAGGACTCACAATCAGTTTTCAGCTTCATGAGATTTGCTGTTGAGTTGGCAAAATCTGGTGATGGCTTG GTAACTAATGCTGCGGTGATAGTGGATCCTTCAGTTAAGAAAGTGATTGCAAGTGCATGTGATGAAATTTGCTCTTGGAATATTCCCACTAACAATCAAACCAGCTCCTTTAAAGTGCCAGATACCTGCATTTCTCGTTCCAATTCCAATAGAATAATAACCCATGACACTTTACCTTCAAATGGTTCCACCAGCGAACTCAAACAATTATGTACTGGTGCCTCTTGTTTATACCCTTGGCGGTGGTCTGAGCAAGAATTATATATGCCAAATTCTTCTTGTTGGCACCCTCTACGACATGCTGCTATTGTAGCGATTGAATGCTCTGCTGCTAGAGATAGGCAACTTTTCCCTGATTTGGGTGACAATGAAGATAAGTCTTTTGAATTGGATCATATGCATTCTTCCACCAGCTCTCCagcaaaaagacaaaaagtcaATCTTGAAAAT GTTGAGGACACTGAGAAACTGGATACTCTTACTGAAGGTTGTCATCCTGTAGCAGCCAGACCTTATCTATGTACTGGGTATGACATCTACCTTGTTTGGGAGCCATGTACAAT GTGTGCAATGGCACTTGTCCATCAACGAATTAGGCGCATTTTTTATGCTTTCCCAAATCCTAATGCTGGTGCCTTGGGCAGTGTTCACAGATTGCAGGGAGAAAAAAGCTTAAATCATCACTACGCCGTTTTCAGGGTCTTGTTGCCTGAAGAGGTGTTAAGTGTGgaattataa
- the LOC115962112 gene encoding tRNA-specific adenosine deaminase TAD3 isoform X2, giving the protein MKKNDTNRDRDRWQILYIPDKPPIPPNQQQPTVNVFASIIDPKLANTLIRRLNQIAPLENLRHVKRIRKKQLEGASENDSHLETMQHDVRELVNSYQLSAFITKVCKFPASSKEEWEEQCKLWPTSYHPPTYNIDGITGFNEEDSQSVFSFMRFAVELAKSGDGLVTNAAVIVDPSVKKVIASACDEICSWNIPTNNQTSSFKVPDTCISRSNSNRIITHDTLPSNGSTSELKQLCTGASCLYPWRWSEQELYMPNSSCWHPLRHAAIVAIECSAARDRQLFPDLGDNEDKSFELDHMHSSTSSPAKRQKVNLENVEDTEKLDTLTEGCHPVAARPYLCTGYDIYLVWEPCTMCAMALVHQRIRRIFYAFPNPNAGALGSVHRLQGEKSLNHHYAVFRVLLPEEVLSVEL; this is encoded by the exons ATGAAGAAGAATGACACaaatagagatagagataggtGGCAAATCCTCTACATTCCAGACAAGCCCCCCATACCGCCCAACCAACAACAACCCACTG TGAATGTTTTTGCTTCAATCATTGACCCAAAGCTTGCTAACACTCTTATAAG GCGATTAAATCAGATAGCACCACTAGAAAATCTCCGCCATGTGAAGCGAATCCGCAAAAAGCAGCTCGAAGGAG CATCTGAAAATGACAGTCACTTGGAGACCATGCAACATGATGTTCGAGAGCTTGTCAATTCCTACCAGTTGAGTGCTTTTATTACAAAA GTTTGCAAATTTCCTGCATCATCAAAAGAAGAGTGGGAAGAACAATGCAAGCTTTGGCCAACATCATATCATCCACCAACCTA CAATATTGATGGCATTACTGGATTTAATGAAGAGGACTCACAATCAGTTTTCAGCTTCATGAGATTTGCTGTTGAGTTGGCAAAATCTGGTGATGGCTTG GTAACTAATGCTGCGGTGATAGTGGATCCTTCAGTTAAGAAAGTGATTGCAAGTGCATGTGATGAAATTTGCTCTTGGAATATTCCCACTAACAATCAAACCAGCTCCTTTAAAGTGCCAGATACCTGCATTTCTCGTTCCAATTCCAATAGAATAATAACCCATGACACTTTACCTTCAAATGGTTCCACCAGCGAACTCAAACAATTATGTACTGGTGCCTCTTGTTTATACCCTTGGCGGTGGTCTGAGCAAGAATTATATATGCCAAATTCTTCTTGTTGGCACCCTCTACGACATGCTGCTATTGTAGCGATTGAATGCTCTGCTGCTAGAGATAGGCAACTTTTCCCTGATTTGGGTGACAATGAAGATAAGTCTTTTGAATTGGATCATATGCATTCTTCCACCAGCTCTCCagcaaaaagacaaaaagtcaATCTTGAAAAT GTTGAGGACACTGAGAAACTGGATACTCTTACTGAAGGTTGTCATCCTGTAGCAGCCAGACCTTATCTATGTACTGGGTATGACATCTACCTTGTTTGGGAGCCATGTACAAT GTGTGCAATGGCACTTGTCCATCAACGAATTAGGCGCATTTTTTATGCTTTCCCAAATCCTAATGCTGGTGCCTTGGGCAGTGTTCACAGATTGCAGGGAGAAAAAAGCTTAAATCATCACTACGCCGTTTTCAGGGTCTTGTTGCCTGAAGAGGTGTTAAGTGTGgaattataa
- the LOC115958879 gene encoding phytolongin Phyl1.1 yields MVMDTIQNTVHYCCVSRGSRILYTHSSGDREIENLAALCLERAPPFHRWYFETARKRTFGFFMEDGYVYFAIVDEGVGNSSILQFLEHVREEFKKIARKGSRGSFSSMNSIGLQEQLVPIIRRLINSLDNVSQNGNDWIAETGLSPSPSDANSQIEATSSTKAPLLGKSSKQEKKAKDHVIAMRDIESEGHRRSTDRGVKADLETPDSNNQVGVGSSASLQKDLGSMRFRSSSQIVRKKWWRQVRIILAIDAAVCLLLFVIWLCICHGISCIS; encoded by the coding sequence ATGGTCATGGATACAATTCAGAATACGGTTCActattgttgtgtttcaaggGGTAGCAGGATTTTGTACACTCATAGCAGTGGAGACcgtgaaattgaaaatttggctGCTTTGTGCTTGGAAAGGGCTCCCCCATTCCACCGTTGGTATTTCGAGACAGCACGCAAAAGgacttttggattttttatggAAGATGGCTATGTTTATTTTGCAATTGTCGATGAGGGTGTGGGTAACTCCAGCATTCTTCAATTTCTAGAGCATGTGAGAgaagaattcaagaagataGCTAGAAAAGGTTCAAGAGGAAGTTTTTCAAGTATGAACTCAATTGGTCTACAAGAACAATTAGTGCCTATCATCCGCCGCTTGATCAACTCGTTGGACAATGTTTCTCAAAATGGCAATGACTGGATAGCTGAAACGGGTTTGTCTCCATCCCCAAGTGATGCAAATAGCCAAATTGAAGCCACTAGTTCTACAAAAGCCCCCTTGTTGGGAAAATCTAGCAAGCAAGAGAAGAAGGCAAAGGATCATGTGATTGCAATGAGAGACATCGAGTCGGAGGGGCATCGAAGATCTACAGATAGAGGAGTCAAAGCTGATTTGGAAACTCCAGATTCTAATAATCAAGTTGGAGTTGGTTCCTCGGCCTCATTACAGAAGGATTTGGGTTCAATGAGGTTCAGATCAAGCTCTCAAATTGTCCGAAAGAAATGGTGGCGCCAAGTACGAATTATTCTTGCCATTGACGCGGCTGTTTGTTTGTTACTTTTTGTGATCTGGTTATGCATCTGTCATGGTATTTCATGTATCAGTTGA
- the LOC115959976 gene encoding zinc finger MYM-type protein 1-like: protein MALVLRYVNKEGIIIERFLGIVHVASTTALSLKHAIECLLCEHNLSLLNLRGQGYDGASNMQGDINGLKTLIMKENKSAFYVHCFAHQLQLTLVAVAKNHINIAEFFYVVSNLVTVVGGSCKRRDALRDTQFAKIKEDLENGVRRSGQGLNQETNLKRPGDTRWGSYYGTILSLILMFSAIVDVLEIIEEDGLSDQKVEARSIMSNSFVAFDKEKLIRLAKFYPSDFLGTDILALDSQLQNYIFDMRSNDFFLELQGVSELAENCYCNSRKKFFSNEICKE, encoded by the exons ATGGCTCTCGTTCTTCGTTATGTGAACAAAGAAGGAATTATTATAGAGCGATTCCTTGGTATTGTACATGTAGCAAGTACTACCGCTTTGTCACTCAAGCATGCTATTGAATGTTTACTTTGTGAACATAATTTGAGTTTATTGAACCTACGTGGGCAAGGTTATGACGGGGCTAGTAATATGCAAGGTGATATCAATGGTCTTAAAACTTTAATTATGAAAGAGAACAAGTCAGCATTTTATGTCCATTGTTTTGCTCATCAACTTCAATTGACACTTGTTGCTGTtgctaaaaatcacattaacattgctgaatttttttatgtggttagTAATTTAGTAACTGTTGTTGGAGGCTCTTGTAAGAGACGAGATGCTCTTCGAGATACacaatttgccaaaattaaagaagatttaGAGAATGGTGTACGTAGAAGTGGGCAAGGTTTGAATCAAGAGACAAATCTTAAACGTCCTGGTGATACACGTTGGGGATCATATTATGGGACCATTCTCagtttgattttgatgttctctGCTATTGTTGATGTACTAGAgattattgaagaagatggcCTCTCCGACCAAAAAGTTGAAGCTCGATCTATTATGAg TAATTCATTTGTGGCTTTCGATAAGGAAAAGTTGATACGTCTAGCTAAGTTCTATCcttctgattttcttgggacagATATTTTGGCACTTGACTCTCAACTGcagaattatatttttgatatgCGCAGCAATGACTTCTTTTTAGAGCTTCAAGGAGTTAGTGAACTTGCTGAAAA TTGCTACTGCAACagtagaaagaagtttttcagcAATGAAATATGTAAAGAATGA
- the LOC115958881 gene encoding RING-H2 finger protein ATL58-like, which translates to MISHSHSDSEVEPPCGSETRASTAEKLYQTFIIFVPVSSAFIILFFFYICYLRRQRANSSSLQIPPSYANNNDISRSELGLKKELREMLPIIVYKESFSIRDSQCSVCLVEYQAEDRLQHIPACGHTFHMDCIDYWLATHTTCPLCRLSLVPASKSSTELPHLNVESGHEFSVAVNAVATPGNFFRVFLNKHKLHNLIKRKFYILTTTTIKKYTNT; encoded by the exons ATGATTTCTCATAGCCATTCAGACTCAGAGGTAGAGCCACCTTGTGGTTCTGAAACAAGAGCTTCAACAGCAGAGAAGCTTTACCAAACTTTTATTATCTTTGTACCAGTCTCCTCCGCTTTCatcatcctcttcttcttctatatttGCTATCTACGCCGTCAAAGGGCCAATTCGTCCTCTCTTCAAATACCACCATCTTATGCCAACAACAATGATATCTCCAGG TCTGAATTGGGCTTGAAGAAAGAACTGAGAGAGATGCTACCCATTATTGTATACAAGGAGAGCTTCTCCATCAGAGATTCACA GTGCTCAGTATGCCTTGTGGAGTACCAAGCAGAGGATAGGCTTCAACATATACCTGCATGTGGCCATACATTTCACATGGACTGCATTGATTACTGGCTTGCTACTCACACCACCTGCCCACTCTGCCGCCTCTCACTAGTTCCTGCTAGTAAATCTTCAACTGAACTACCTCATTTAAATGTTGAATCTGGTCATGAATTTTCTGTGGCAGTCAATgcagtggcgactccaggaaattttttcagggtgttccttaataagcataaattacacaatctaataaaaagaaaattttatatattgacaacaacaacaatcaaaaaatacacaaatacaTAG
- the LOC115958878 gene encoding putative pentatricopeptide repeat-containing protein At1g12700, mitochondrial produces MLRNTFSNIIIIIIQKYKSFSFFTLTFELTALLSDLPLRHNDFSSSRFLKFRNQTRPELVAETDCRHCEMGKSTSSFLFICNRLIIRVSLPFRAFTSYHYCSTIRENAKTPYQNRNQFLKSVRDHCKSGTFKNLDHALGLFDTMLHMHPLPSIVDFTQLLGAIARMKHYSVVVTLIKRMESFGISPNVHTLTVLINCFCHLNRVDFGFSVLAIVLKLGYQPNRITLTTLVKGLYLRGNIAGAVRLVEEMEKKGYEPDAITCGTIVNGLCKNGQTGVAIKLLRMLGKRNFEQNVVLYSTVIDGLCKDRLVTEALNLLSEMMSKGIQPNVVTYNSLVQGLCNFGRWRETATLLNEMGQRKVMPDVQTFSILVDTRCKEGMLTEAKEVFDVMIQRGIDPNIVTYNSLIDGYCLQNRLDEAVKTFNMMDEKGCSPDVVSYSILINGYCKSEKIDEAMHLFHEMSNKGMIPDVVTYTSLIGGFCRVERVQAALELFNTMRACGQHPDPQTYAILLDGFFQKRRISEAMALFQEMEDKRLDCGIVIYSILIDGFCNVGELMTAREIFGGLPAKGLKPNVWTYTIMIKGFCKNGLVDEASELLEKMDGNGCSPNEHTYNTIIHGFLQHKETTKAMKYHKMMVDKGFSANATTAALSKN; encoded by the coding sequence ATGCTCAGAAATACCttttcaaacataataataataataattcagaAATACAAATCATTCTCATTCTTTACTCTTACCTTCGAACTTACTGCTTTGCTCTCCGATCTGCCACTCCGCCACAATGACTTCTCCTCCTCTCGATTTTTGAAGTTCCGAAACCAAACCCGACCTGAGTTGGTAGCTGAGACTGACTGTCGTCATTGTGAAATGGGTAAATCAAcatcctcttttctttttatatgcaaTCGTTTGATTATTAGAGTAAGCCTTCCATTTCGTGCTTTTACTTCTTATCATTATTGTTCCACTATTAGAGAAAATGCGAAAACCCCATATCAGAATCGGAATCAGTTTTTGAAATCTGTGAGAGATCACTGCAAATCTGGAACCTTTAAGAATCTTGATCATGCCTTAGGCCTGTTTGATACAATGCTTCACATGCACCCTTTGCCCTCCATTGTCGATTTTACTCAATTGTTGGGTGCCATTGCAAGAATGAAGCATTACTCTGTAGTCGTTACTCTAATTAAACGAATGGAATCATTTGGAATCTCTCCCAATGTTCATACTCTCACTGTTTTGATTAATTGCTTCTGCCATTTGAACCGGGTCGATTTTGGGTTCTCTGTCTTAGCAATAGTTTTGAAACTTGGATATCAACCAAACCGTATAACTCTAACCACTCTTGTCAAGGGGCTTTATCTTAGAGGTAACATTGCTGGAGCTGTGAGGTTGGTAGAGGAAATGGAGAAGAAAGGGTATGAACCTGATGCAATTACTTGTGGGACGATAGTAAATGGTCTGTGTAAGAATGGCCAAACTGGTGTGGCTATTAAGTTGCTCAGGATGCTTGGAAAAAGGAATTTTGAACAAAATGTGGTGCTCTATAGCACGGTAATTGATGGTTTATGTAAGGATAGATTGGTAACTGAGGCTTTGAATCTTTTATCTGAAATGATGAGTAAAGGCATTCAGCCAAACGTTGTCACTTACAATTCCTTAGTTCAAGGACTATGCAATTTTGGCCGGTGGAGGGAGACGGCTACTTTGTTGAATGAGATGGGGCAAAGGAAGGTCATGCCAGATGTACAAACATTTAGCATATTGGTGGATACACGTTGCAAGGAAGGGATGTTGACTGAGGCAAAAGAAGTTTTTGATGTGATGATTCAAAGAGGCATTGATCCTAACATAGTCACTTACAATTCTTTGATTGATGGTTATTGTTTGCAAAACAGACTGGATGAGGCAGTTAAGACGTTTAATATGATGGATGAGAAGGGTTGTTCACCCGATGTGGTTAGCTATAGCATATTGATCAATGGATATtgcaaaagtgaaaaaattgatGAGGCAATGCATCTATTTCATGAAATGTCCAACAAAGGAATGATTCCCGATGTAGTGACTTACACCTCTCTTATTGGTGGGTTTTGTCGAGTGGAGAGAGTCCAGGCTGCACTAGAGCTATTCAATACAATGCGAGCTTGTGGCCAACATCCAGATCCCCAAACCTATGCCATCTTGTTAGATGGCTTTTTTCAGAAGAGACGAATTTCTGAGGCAATGGCATTGTTTCAGGAGATGGAAGACAAAAGGCTGGACTGTGGTATTGTGATTTACAGCATCTTGATCGATGGTTTCTGCAATGTTGGGGAACTTATGACTGCAAGAGAAATCTTTGGTGGCCTTCCTGCAAAAGGATTGAAACCTAATGTTTGGACTTACACTATAATGATCAAAGGATTTTGCAAGAATGGACTAGTTGATGAAGCAAGTGAGCTGCTTGAGAAAATGGATGGCAATGGTTGTTCACCTAACGAGCACACATATAACACAATAATCCATGGGTTTTTGCAACATAAAGAGACAACAAAGGCAATGAAATATCACAAGATGATGGTTGACAAGGGATTTTCAGCAAACGCAACAACTGCAgccttatcaaaaaattaa